AGCTCAAAAAATCAGCTAAGTCCTGTGTTTGCAGAGCATGAAAAGAGAGATGTAGTCCTGTGGTTTTGgggctcagaaaaaaaacttaagtGCTGTGTTTTAGGGAATGAAAATGCAAACCAAAAGTCCCGCATTTTCACTGCTTGAAAACAAGAGACTATGCTGTGGTTTTGGacctagaaaataatttcaggggGGCTAGTTTGGGGTCTcaaaagcagaggcagagccCTGTGTTTCTGAAGCTCAGAACTAAGTCCTGTGTTTTCAGAGATTGgcctttgtttttcaggctgGAAAACAGAGACTAAAAGTCCTGTGTTTTTGGGGGCTGAAACAGAGGACACGTGCCGCATTTCTGAAGCTCAGAAAAAGACTAAGTAGTGTGTTTGGGGGGCTTGGACGTTTAGTTGGCAGTTTTCAGCCCCCCAAAATGGAGGCTTGGGGGGGACTTTGGGCAGGTGGGGGTATATAGGATGGCACTGGGGACAAGGCAGGCAGACaggggggtgggcagggtgcaTGGACCCTCACCAGAGGTGGGGGTCTAGTTGTGTTGTTCTCCGAAGTTAGGGAGGCTGGCATGCACCAAGCTGAACTCAAAAGGTGCTTTTTTAATCCAACTCTTTATTCAAGGTTTGTACAACCACTGGTATAGTTATTAAGAATATTTAGACAAGGTACAATTATAGCAGTTAGTATTCAATTTATGACAATGATGGATTCACGACCTTGCGAAAAGCCCAGACTGCTTTAATTAGCTTTTAACGAGAAGAAGCAGTTGTTAAGCCAGAGTTGTAATGAGGCAGAGCTTCAGTTAGCCCGTAACAAGAAGGAGCTTCTACAATccagagctggaagcagcaggAACATCTCTTCTCCAGCATGGGCAGTAGCTGGAGCTAAAATAACTCAGGGCTTCAAATAACCTGAGCTGGAACATCCACTGTCTGAAGCTGAAATTATGTGAATTTCCCCAGCAGGGCCAGCCCTGCACCCAGAAACTGCCCCCAGAGAAGGGGGAAACCTGCCCGGGGCAGCTCCCTGTGGCACTTGGCACCAGGCAACCCAGGGGGAGGCACCCGTGGACCCTCACAGTGACACCCCATGCGGTGCCGCAGATCTCTGGCCATCCCACAcagcccccagcacagcccagggacGGGCACCACAGCCTCCAGCAACGCTTGGAGTGCTCTCAGGCCACAGCAGCAACGACCAACACTGCCACCCACAGTGGGGTTTTTCATGAGCAACAGCCACACACAGCCCCAGTGCGCTCTACCCTGCTGGGCTCTGCCACGGGCACAGCACCACCCACCACCTGCCCCTGTGGCACAGCACCTCTCCTGCAGCATGACCCTGAGACCCCTGTTCCCCGGCCAGCAGCCAGAGCCCACCAGTCCACAGCTCAGCCGTGATGGCGTGGGTGGGTGCAGGGCTGtttggctgctgctttgggcACTCACTGCACatcagctgcagctcctgtgtCCCCTGACGCTCCTCAGACAAGTTGGGCACTGATGCCCCTCACCCAGGCTCGGGGCTGGCTGCTCCTGGCTCCTTGCGGCACCACCGCGGCATTGCCTGCTCAGACAAGAGCCCCCTGAGGGCTCTGGTCCCTGCAAGGGTCAGAAATCTGGTCCCTGGTCCGAATGGCTTGGCCTTTGTGGGTGTCAGGGGAGAAACGGCCCTGGAGAAGAGACCCCATGAGCAGGGGTGGGCAAAGCGACAGGATCccggcagcccctgccaggaTGGGCCAAGGGGGAGAAAGGCCACAAGCAGGAATGACTGTCAGGGGATCCCATAACAACTGTCgtggtgggaggggagaggggggtagggaggctgcaggagccCCATGCTGGGGACACAGGGTTCACCTGTCACTGGAAAGCAGGAACCCCAGCACTCATGGCTGGGTGGCTTTGAAGACCTTGACCCTGGGCACTCAGCTCATCCATGAGCTCCTGGAGCAGCAGGGTTGTTGCTGAACCCACCACACCAAACCATGCAGCCGCCTGTGCCACGGAGGAAGGCTCAGTGCCTGGTAGGCTGCTCTGTGCTCTGGTGGGCTGTGGGGTGATGGGGATTTGGgaccagcagctggagcaagCAGAGGTGACCcagcacacctgtgggccatGCACAGACCAGCACAGTGACATCTGTCCCCGCagcagatacacacacacacttgtcAGCTCCCAGCTGAGGCTGTCACTGTGCCACAacccccttctcctgcttctctgtGCACATGCATTTCGAGTGTGCAAATGCACGTGTACGCGCTGTCAGCAGGAGCACACCCTCACCCCCTCACATCAGGGATGCGACGGTGCTGTGGCCACCATGGAAAATGCAAGGGAGTTGCAGCAGGGAAAatgatggggagggagaaggtgtTTTTGAATAAAACCCACTCCTGTTCTGAAGGTGCCAGGACAGAAGCACAGACATGCCAGAGACTGAGGGCCCCGTGCAGCCCCAACCCACTGCCCACTCTGGGcaaaaagcactttttcctGTTCAAAGCAACAAAACTTAGACCCCTCTGAGCCGGTGCTCGGCAGCTGCAGAGCAACCCCAGCCCCAGAGTTACCTTGTCCCTATTCTTCACCATGGCAGGTAATGGATAAACCCCTGCACTCCCAAGCCCCAGCAAGGTGCAGATTGTCCTGGCTCTTCCACCACAGCATATAACACCCAACACCCACAGCTGTTGGGATCTCACCCCACAGAGAAGCAACTCCTACGCAATGGGCTCCTAATAAGGTTTGTGCAGAGGAAGCCGAGTGGGACTGTGATCCCCACACTGTCACCATCACTCCTCCACCGCCGCCTTCTGTGTCTCGGTGCTGGGGACGGTCCAGGCAGAAACAGGGATGGGTTCAGTGCTCTCGGGCCTCTCCAAGCACAGGGTGATGCTGTCACCAGATGTGCATGCTGTGGTGTCCACAGAGGAGACGCTGAGCTGTCCGCAGCAGgcttggcttttgttttattttattttatcttctcaCTGAACTTTGTGGTCTGGCCTGATGCCAGCGTGGGTCTGCAAGAGAAAGTCTCCTTTATCTGAAAACCTCAGCTGTGCTCTGACCGCACGGCATACGAAAGTACAACACTGTCCGCTGATGCTGCAGGAggacacagaaataaataacaccACACAGGCAGGAAGGCAAAGTGCTGTTTATTGCTGGTGTTACCCAGCAAAGGGGGAATCAACCACAACCAAGGCAAATCCCCCGCAGTGTGTTTCCCAAGGGCCAGGGCAGCGGCGACTCCTGCCCGCAGCAGCTCCACAGGGTGCAGCGAGGACGGCAGCATCTGCAACAAGATGGGAGAGGAGGGtcaggagcagggctgtgcctTGCCACACCATGTGGGTGTGTATGTGCCCCAGTCCTGCCTCACTGGACTCTGGTGATGGGCCCTGAGCAGATCCCTTGTCCTGCAAGAGGCTCCCAGCAACATTTTGCTGTGGGACAGGTCACCCTTGTCACCCGACCATTGCTGTTTTGGCACCACAGCAACCCTGTGTCTTAAGTGGAAAGGGAGACTTTGGGAACCTGCTAGGCTCTGTGCAGCAGTGACTTTATAAATGAGCTCCAGCATGCCCATCTTACCAGAATATGCCCTGCTCCTTCCGCCGGTTGATGTCTCTCTTCAGTTGGCAGAGCGAGCACACAGGGCAGCACATGGTGGTGAAGTAGTCACCCACAAGGGAGCCCTGCGGAGCAAGGGACATTGTATGAACAACCCCTTCCCACGTCAGCTTTTAAGTCTTCCTATTTTTCATCAGCAGCATGCCTGCAGTTCACCCCTGGCCCCGCAGCATGCTGCCGCTCGTGCCCAGTGAGGATTGGGATGAGGCGGTGTGCAATGGGATTACCCTTGGCTCACGGCAGGGATGCACAGGTGTCCCTGGCTCCCTGCCTGTGGGGCTACCCATGCAACTCCCCACTGCTGCCCTTCCCCTTGGGCacccctttctccttccctgagcctgcatcccagcacccagcttgtggctgctgctgccagtgggGCAGGATTTGCTGTCAGTCACTGACCGGGATATTGTATTTGGTGCGGTAGAGCGTCCTCATGGCCATGCTGGTGCCGCACATGCAGCACTCATTCATGTCCGCAGCCACTTGGCACCCCAGGCAGGTGGTGCAGAAGGTTCCGCAAAGACCTGCAGGACAGCGAGAAACAGGCTTGGCCGAGACatgcaaaaaaagaggaaaggcggggggggagaaGTGGCCAGGGATGTGGCCGTGGGAGCCATGGCTCTTGATCTCAGgtgagagctgctctgctgctggtacCCCCAAAAGTGGGGTTTGCAGCAGGGGCAAAGCCGTGGAAGGAGCAGGGAAAACACCGGAAACACATCGTGAGCCAACACCAGGAATGAGGGGTACGTATGTACTCACACACGCCGAAGTCAGAGCAGCAGTCCAGCAGCCCCGTCTGCCACTCGCCTGGTCGTGGGGCAGTCGAAAACTGGGGCTGGACCGTGATCACTTGGTGAGTAGCCATTGCCAGCGCGGGGTCAGGTCCCTCCAGGCAGTTTGTGGtctggaaggaaaaagccaTCAGAGAAAGATGCCGCAGGTGTTTCTGAAGTGGGTGTCTTGCACAGGCTGCTGACTTCAAAGACGGAGAGGGCAGCACAGGTCCCTGATGGGTCCCCACTGCCAGGGCACCACCACCCCCACCACAAAGTGGggggcacagctctgccaggagctgccGCTGTCCTTTGCGGGAAAGCCCTCCCCAAAACCAGCCCCCCACCAAAGGCAGCAACACCTCATCCCCCGGCCTGTGCAAGTAAAATGCCTCTGTAAAAACAGAGGTCCTTCTGCTTCAGAGCCTCCGTGCTTCAACATGTCAATCCTGCCTTCTCATGCCCAGttcatttttcatcattatCTGCTTAAAATTGTAttgtttttttatgtttgcaGTGTCCCAAAGCTACTACAGGTCGGTCCTAGCTTTCCCAAGCTC
The sequence above is drawn from the Nyctibius grandis isolate bNycGra1 chromosome 6, bNycGra1.pri, whole genome shotgun sequence genome and encodes:
- the LOC137665161 gene encoding placenta-specific gene 8 protein-like; translation: MATHQVITVQPQFSTAPRPGEWQTGLLDCCSDFGVCLCGTFCTTCLGCQVAADMNECCMCGTSMAMRTLYRTKYNIPGSLVGDYFTTMCCPVCSLCQLKRDINRRKEQGIFW